Proteins encoded together in one Equus asinus isolate D_3611 breed Donkey chromosome 12, EquAss-T2T_v2, whole genome shotgun sequence window:
- the ANXA13 gene encoding annexin A13 isoform X3 — protein MGNRHAKVKSPQGFDVDQDVKKLNKACKGMGTDETTIIEILSSRTSDERQQIKQKFKASYGKELEEVLKSELSGNFKKAALALLDRPSEYDARQLQKAMKGLGMNEALLIEVLCTRTNKEIIAIKEAYQRLFGRSLESDVKGDTSGNLKKILVSLLQANRDERGDVDKDLAGQDAKDLYDAGEGRWGTEELAFNEVLAKRSHKQLRATFQAYQMLIGKDIEEAIEAETSGDLQKAYLTLVRCARDHQGYFADRLYKSMKGAGTDEETLIHIIVTRAEVDLQGIKAKFQEKYQKSLSDMVHSDTSGDLQKLLVALLH, from the exons GCCAAAGTGAAAAGTCCTCAGGGTTTCGATGTGGATCAAGATGTCAAAAAGCTGAACAAAGCCTGCAAAGGAATGG GAACTGATGAAACAACCATCATTGAAATCCTATCAAGCAGGACATCGGATGAGAGGCAACAAATAAAGCAGAAGTTCAAGGCGTCCTATGGCAAG gagctggaggaggtgcTCAAGAGTGAGCTGAGTGGAAACTTCAAGAAGGCGGCCTTGGCCCTTCTGGACCGTCCCAGCGAATACGATGCTCGGCAGCTGCAGAAGGCCATGAAGGGTCTGGGCATGAATGAGGCACTGCTCATTGAGGTCCTGTGCACAAGAACCAACAAG GAAATCATCGCCATCAAAGAGGCCTACCAAAGGT taTTTGGCAGGAGTCTTGAATCAGATGTCAAAGGTGATACAAGTGGAAACCTAAAAAAAATTCTGGTGTCCCTGCTACAG GCTAATCGTGATGAAAGAGGTGATGTGGACAAAGATCTAGCTGGCCAGGATGCCAAAGATCTGTACGAT GCAGGGGAAGGCCGCTGGGGCACCGAGGAGCTTGCCTTCAATGAAGTCCTGGCCAAGAGGAGCCACAAGCAGTTACGAGCCACCTTTCAAGCCTATCAAATG CTCATTGGCAAAGACATCGAAGAGGCCATCGAAGCAGAAACATCAGGAGATCTGCAGAAGGCCTACTTAACCCTCG TGAGGTGTGCCCGGGACCACCAGGGCTATTTTGCTGACCGTCTGTACAAGTCCATGAAGGGTGCGGGCACTGATGAGGAGACGCTAATTCACATCATTGTGACCAGGGCTGAG GTGGACCTTCAGGGCATAAAAGCAAAGTTCCAAGAGAAGTACCAGAAGTCTCTCTCTGACATGGTTCACTCGGACACCTCTGGGGACCTCCAGAAACTTCTGGTGGCCCTCTTGCACTGA